The Vidua chalybeata isolate OUT-0048 unplaced genomic scaffold, bVidCha1 merged haplotype W_reject_25, whole genome shotgun sequence genome window below encodes:
- the LOC128783200 gene encoding serine/threonine-protein kinase pim-1-like: protein MMGVSCAAYTVWNAKRSCSWWHILRQKLHLVLQKRFLERANRPRPRPRLFPGPVEDTGGAAAAAASAAASPARAPPLGSAAAGPEPPLSRCQERTPGDGRPGALEGRSGAAPGPGPSADSRVPPAGKAQQGLQEQYRLGSLLGRGGFGSVFAATRLSDSAPVAIKRVPRNRVLHWGELPDGTSAPLEVVLLAKVSTGFPGVVQLLEWLELPNDIVMVLERPKRSQDLHHFIRARGFLSEEVARELFRQVLEAVRHCTSCGVLHRDIKPGNILVDLATGEAKLIDFGCGTYLQDTAYTHFAGTRSYSPPEWMHFGWYYGKPATVWSLGIVLHQMVCGEHPFRGCQNISWDHQLSLPQRLSPECQDLIRRCLSMLDIERPSLEELLCDPWMQDVHLP, encoded by the exons ATGATGGGAGTT AGTTGTGCTGCATACACGGTGTGGAATgccaagagaagctgcagctggtggcacaTCTTGAGACAGAAGCTGCACCTCGTTCTCCAGAAAAGGTTCTTGGAAAGAGCAAAcaggccccggccccggccccggctctTCCCGGGCCCCGTGGAGGACACAGGCGGCgcagccgctgccgccgcctccgctGCGGCTTCCCCGGCCCGAGCTCCGCCGCTCGGCAGCGCGGCCGCTGGCCCCGAGCCGCCGCTGTCCCGTTGCCAGGAGCGAACGCCTGGGGATGGCCGGCCCGGGGCGCTTGAGGGGCGCTCGGGAGCCGCTCCTGGCCCCGGGCCGAGCGCTGACAGCCGCGTCCCGCCGGCAGGGAAGGCGCAGCAGGGCCTGCAGGAGCAGTACCGGCTGGGTTCGCTGCTGGGCCGCGGCGGCTTCGGCAGCGTCTTCGCGGCCACGCGGCTCTCGGACAGCGCCCCG GTGGCCATCAAAAGGGTGCCACGGAACCGCGTCCTGCACTGGGGCGAGCTG CCCGACGGCACCAGCGCACCCCTGGAGGtcgtgctgctggccaaggtgtCCACTGGCTTCCCCGGTGTCgtccagctgctggagtggcTTGAGCTCCCCAACGACATCGTGATGGTGCTGGAGCGCCCAAAGCGGTCTCAGGACCTGCACCATTTCATTCGGGCACGGGGGTTCCTGTCCGAGGAGGTGGCGCGGGAGCTGTtccgccaggtgctggaggccgtgcggcactgcaccagctgcggggtcctgcacagggacatcaAACCAGGGAACATCCTGGTTGACCTGGCCACCGGGGAGGCTAAATTGATCGACTTTGGCTGTGGCACCTACCTGCAAGACACAGCCTACACTCACTTTGCAG GAACACGGTCATACAGCCCCCCGGAATGGATGCATTTTGGCTGGTACTACGGCAAGCCAGCTACTGTCTGGTCCCTGGGCATCGTGCTGCACCAGATGGTCTGCGGGGAGCACCCTTTCAGGGGGTGCCAGAACATCAGCTGGGACCATCAGCTCTCGCTGCCACAACGGCTCTCTCCAG AGTGCCAAGATCTGATCAGGAGGTGTTTATCCATGCTGGACATCGAAAGGCCTTCGTTAGAAGAGCTGTTGTGTGATCCCTGGATGCAGGACGTTCATCTGCCCTAG